Proteins encoded within one genomic window of Chitinophaga parva:
- a CDS encoding amidophosphoribosyltransferase — protein MSDAIKHECGLAYIRLRKPFSYYQQQYGTVFYGLNKLYLLMEKQHNRGQDGAGFATVKLNTEPGVPFMHRIRSSQPQPIADIFGKVREEIADIEKYQPEIIKYPGLMKGHVRFLGELLLGHLRYATQGKNNVELCHPFVRHNIVPARNLALAGNFNLVNVQELFKFAEKFPEGAHRNSDLAAMLEVIAHFLNKEDETRQNGLDVKHILKQAFTMFDGGFHVSGLIGTGDSFVIRDAHGIRPSYYYINEDVIVAASERAAIRTAFNVGENEVHELMPGHALIVNPAGEYEITRILEPKERRACSFERIYFSRGNDEKIYKERLQLGYNLAEKVLGDIDNDLKNTIFSFIPNTAEVAFYGMIKGLEDYLNKIKIERILSWGKDYDAEKLSEMVNRRVRIDKIAIKDVKMRTFIAEDSGRNEMVQHVYDITYGTVKPGVDTLVVIDDSIVRGTTLRESIIKMLDRLGPKRIIVVSSAPQIRYPDCYGIDMSKMGDFVAFSAAIELLKETGREHVLQEAYGLCKELERTNTLHAQNVVRNIYKPFTTEEISAKIAQIITPRDINAKVDVIYQSIESLHQACPSNLGDWYFTGNYPTPGGNRVVNKAFMNFMEGSNERGY, from the coding sequence ATGAGCGATGCGATAAAGCATGAATGCGGTTTGGCCTACATCCGGCTGAGAAAACCATTCTCTTATTACCAACAGCAGTATGGCACTGTGTTCTACGGCCTTAACAAGTTGTACCTCCTCATGGAGAAGCAACATAACCGCGGCCAGGACGGTGCAGGATTTGCCACGGTAAAACTGAACACAGAGCCCGGGGTGCCCTTTATGCACCGCATCCGCAGCAGCCAGCCCCAGCCCATCGCCGACATCTTTGGCAAAGTGCGGGAAGAGATCGCTGACATTGAAAAATACCAACCGGAAATCATCAAGTACCCCGGCCTCATGAAAGGCCACGTTCGCTTCCTCGGCGAATTGCTCCTGGGCCACCTGCGCTACGCTACCCAGGGTAAAAACAACGTAGAACTCTGCCACCCTTTTGTCCGTCATAATATTGTTCCTGCGCGCAACCTGGCGCTGGCAGGCAACTTTAACCTGGTGAACGTACAGGAGCTCTTCAAATTTGCAGAGAAATTCCCCGAAGGGGCCCACCGGAATTCCGACCTGGCAGCCATGCTGGAAGTAATTGCCCATTTCCTCAATAAAGAAGACGAAACCCGGCAGAATGGCCTGGATGTGAAGCACATCCTGAAGCAGGCCTTCACCATGTTTGACGGTGGCTTCCACGTAAGTGGCCTCATTGGTACCGGCGATTCCTTTGTGATCCGCGATGCGCACGGCATCCGTCCTTCTTACTACTACATTAATGAGGATGTGATCGTGGCCGCTTCCGAGCGTGCCGCCATCCGTACCGCCTTTAACGTGGGTGAGAACGAGGTACACGAACTGATGCCCGGGCACGCCCTCATTGTAAATCCGGCCGGTGAATACGAGATCACCCGCATCCTGGAGCCGAAAGAGCGCCGTGCATGCAGCTTTGAGCGCATCTACTTCAGCCGCGGCAACGATGAAAAGATCTACAAGGAGCGCCTGCAGCTGGGCTATAACCTGGCGGAAAAGGTGCTGGGCGATATTGACAACGACCTGAAAAATACCATCTTCTCCTTCATCCCCAACACGGCCGAAGTAGCCTTCTACGGGATGATCAAAGGGCTGGAAGACTACCTGAATAAGATCAAGATAGAGCGCATCCTTAGCTGGGGCAAAGATTATGATGCCGAAAAGCTGAGCGAGATGGTGAACCGCCGCGTGCGTATAGACAAGATCGCGATCAAGGACGTGAAAATGCGCACGTTCATTGCGGAAGACAGTGGCCGCAATGAAATGGTGCAGCACGTGTATGACATTACATATGGCACCGTGAAACCCGGTGTGGATACGCTGGTAGTGATAGACGACTCTATTGTGCGGGGCACCACCCTGCGGGAAAGCATCATTAAAATGCTGGACCGCCTGGGACCTAAACGCATCATCGTAGTGTCCAGCGCGCCCCAGATCCGCTACCCGGACTGCTATGGCATAGACATGAGCAAAATGGGCGATTTCGTGGCCTTTAGCGCGGCTATTGAACTACTGAAGGAAACCGGCAGGGAACACGTCCTGCAAGAGGCCTACGGCCTTTGCAAGGAGCTGGAACGTACCAATACCCTGCATGCGCAGAACGTGGTGCGCAACATTTATAAACCGTTCACCACCGAAGAGATCTCCGCCAAGATTGCCCAGATCATCACCCCCAGGGATATCAACGCCAAGGTGGACGTGATCTACCAGAGCATTGAAAGCCTGCACCAGGCCTGCCCCAGCAACCTGGGCGACTGGTACTTCACGGGTAACTACCCTACCCCCGGCGGCAACCGCGTCGTAAATAAGGCCTTCATGAACTTCATGGAAGGCAGCAACGAAAGAGGATACTAA
- the proC gene encoding pyrroline-5-carboxylate reductase yields the protein MSYQKIAIIGGGNLGTAIAQGLLKSGFSQPADITITKRNTATLAGLQAQGVQVTSDNAAAIAGADVVLVALKPYNVREILAAFKASFNPRQLIISVVTGVFIDELEAIVGVGSHVFRAMPNTAIAIQESMTCICQKNASPAQVEWVTSLFNTVGVAVSIDEKLMDAATVLGACGIAYALRFIRANIQGGIEIGFDVRTANLIAAQTAKGAAELIIRNNSHPEAEIDKVTTPKGCTIAGLNEMEHQGFSSSLIKGITASYDKIVKG from the coding sequence ATGTCTTATCAGAAAATAGCCATCATAGGTGGCGGCAACCTGGGTACCGCCATTGCACAAGGCCTGCTCAAAAGCGGCTTTTCCCAACCCGCAGATATCACCATTACCAAGCGCAATACCGCTACCCTGGCCGGTTTGCAGGCACAGGGCGTGCAGGTCACGTCAGACAATGCCGCCGCCATTGCCGGTGCAGATGTAGTGCTGGTGGCATTGAAGCCTTACAACGTGCGGGAGATCCTCGCTGCGTTCAAGGCCTCCTTTAATCCCCGCCAGCTCATCATCAGCGTGGTAACGGGTGTGTTCATAGACGAGCTGGAAGCCATTGTGGGCGTGGGCTCCCACGTATTCCGCGCCATGCCTAATACCGCTATCGCCATCCAGGAGTCCATGACCTGCATCTGCCAGAAGAACGCCAGCCCTGCGCAGGTGGAATGGGTGACCAGCCTGTTTAACACTGTGGGCGTAGCCGTAAGCATTGATGAAAAACTCATGGATGCAGCCACCGTACTCGGCGCCTGCGGCATTGCCTATGCCCTGCGCTTTATCCGCGCTAACATCCAGGGCGGCATTGAAATAGGCTTTGATGTACGCACGGCCAACCTGATTGCCGCACAAACCGCCAAAGGCGCCGCAGAGCTTATCATCCGCAACAACAGCCATCCCGAAGCCGAAATAGACAAGGTAACCACCCCCAAAGGCTGCACCATCGCAGGTCTTAACGAGATGGAGCACCAGGGCTTCAGCTCCTCCCTGATCAAAGGGATAACGGCTTCTTATGATAAGATTGTAAAGGGGTAA
- a CDS encoding SixA phosphatase family protein, whose product MKTLLLIRHAKSSWNDPDMDDFDRPLNKRGKANAPEMASRLLQRGVTPELLIASPAKRAKSTAKIMAREWNYPRQAILFEEELYLCYASTFLKVITRIDNDFDAVAIFAHNPGITDFANYLTEEIRVDNVPTAGVFAVEADTDSWEAFDKSPKRFLFFDYPRNED is encoded by the coding sequence ATGAAAACGTTACTGCTCATCCGTCATGCAAAGTCCAGCTGGAACGATCCGGACATGGACGATTTTGACCGGCCCCTGAACAAGCGGGGAAAGGCAAACGCACCGGAGATGGCTTCCCGCCTGCTACAGCGGGGAGTAACGCCCGAGCTGCTCATTGCCAGTCCGGCCAAGCGGGCTAAAAGCACGGCCAAGATCATGGCCCGGGAGTGGAATTATCCCCGGCAGGCCATCCTTTTCGAGGAGGAGCTTTATCTCTGTTATGCTTCCACTTTCCTGAAAGTGATCACCCGCATCGACAATGATTTTGATGCAGTGGCCATCTTTGCCCACAACCCCGGCATTACGGATTTCGCTAACTACCTTACCGAAGAGATCCGGGTAGACAATGTCCCTACTGCCGGCGTGTTTGCGGTGGAAGCGGACACCGACTCCTGGGAAGCCTTTGATAAATCACCCAAGCGGTTCCTTTTTTTTGATTATCCGCGGAATGAGGACTAA
- the dusB gene encoding tRNA dihydrouridine synthase DusB: protein MVKIGQIELGSFPLLLAPMEDVSDPPFRAVCKANGADLMYSEFISSEGLIRDAIKSRAKLDIFEYERPVGIQIFGGDEEPLAMAAQIVEAVNPDLLDINFGCPVKKVTCKGAGAGILKDIPKMVKLTAAVVKATRLPVTVKTRLGWDDDTKNIEEVAERLQDVGIQALTIHGRTRTQMYKGAADWTLIGKVKNNPRIHIPIFGNGDITTPEQAVAARARYGVDGVMIGRAAIGYPWIFREIKHFMATGEHLPPPTVEERVAVCKEHLQKSVAWKGNIVGVLEMRRHYTNYLKGLPHIKDFRARLVTAADQASIETILDEVVHHYKNHVFERAAILPSIEDVLPSGAEASGCNVYG, encoded by the coding sequence ATGGTGAAGATTGGACAAATAGAGCTGGGATCATTTCCTTTATTACTGGCGCCCATGGAAGACGTGAGCGATCCTCCCTTCCGCGCGGTGTGCAAGGCTAACGGGGCAGATCTGATGTATTCCGAGTTTATCAGCTCAGAAGGCCTTATCCGCGATGCGATCAAGAGCCGCGCCAAGCTGGATATTTTTGAATACGAGCGCCCGGTGGGCATACAAATATTCGGAGGTGATGAAGAGCCCCTGGCCATGGCCGCCCAGATCGTGGAGGCCGTAAACCCGGACCTGCTGGACATTAACTTTGGCTGCCCGGTGAAAAAGGTGACCTGCAAAGGCGCCGGCGCCGGTATTCTCAAGGACATTCCCAAGATGGTAAAGCTCACCGCCGCCGTGGTAAAGGCCACCAGGCTGCCGGTAACCGTGAAGACCCGCCTGGGCTGGGACGATGACACCAAGAACATTGAAGAAGTGGCCGAACGCCTGCAGGATGTAGGCATACAGGCCCTCACCATTCACGGGCGCACCCGCACCCAGATGTACAAAGGCGCCGCAGACTGGACCCTTATCGGAAAAGTAAAGAACAATCCACGTATACATATCCCGATTTTCGGTAACGGCGATATCACCACCCCTGAACAGGCAGTAGCTGCCCGCGCACGGTATGGGGTAGACGGTGTGATGATAGGAAGAGCCGCCATCGGCTACCCGTGGATCTTCCGAGAGATCAAGCATTTTATGGCCACCGGCGAACATTTGCCTCCACCAACTGTTGAAGAAAGGGTGGCCGTGTGCAAGGAACACCTGCAAAAATCCGTAGCCTGGAAAGGCAATATAGTTGGGGTGTTGGAAATGCGCAGGCATTATACCAATTACCTCAAGGGACTACCCCACATCAAGGACTTCCGCGCCCGGCTGGTCACCGCAGCAGACCAGGCCAGCATTGAAACCATCCTGGATGAAGTGGTACATCACTACAAAAACCACGTTTTTGAACGGGCGGCCATATTGCCCTCCATAGAGGACGTGCTTCCATCCGGCGCTGAAGCAAGCGGGTGTAACGTGTACGGATGA
- a CDS encoding peptidylprolyl isomerase yields MKKLLTLSVGALLCWNAGMAQQKLVADKIVAIVGDKIVLKSEIDGELMNQERDQQKPLPAEAGCNIMEQIVAQKILVLQAERDSLPVSDNDVDGEIDNRIRYFQNLYGSQEKMKQVTGYSIYQLRERFREPIRDGLLAKAMREKIVNAVKVTPSEVKTFFDGIPKDSLPFFESELEIGTLVVLPKASYEMEKYATDRLLDYKHRVEAKQASFSTLATLYSEDPSVKENEGVMVLNRNDKNMWDPDFMAQAFRLKEGEISNPFKSQFGYHIILCLNRQGDNVRVQHILVKPAITNSDIAAATKKVDSIRANIIAGKYNFSEAVSEYSDAQMAKFDNGMRQNKVNGSTLITVDQLDDPSDRSIVMMLDSLKPGEVSQPERFTDEQGRTAVRLVYLKTRTKPHRMNLDDDYSRIMNQALERKKAMALNRWLREKVPTYYVHVDDEYRQCPNISQWLAQESSTTVTNSTARK; encoded by the coding sequence ATGAAGAAACTGCTGACTTTATCTGTAGGTGCGCTGCTTTGCTGGAATGCCGGCATGGCCCAGCAAAAACTGGTTGCAGATAAGATTGTGGCCATCGTTGGCGACAAGATCGTGCTGAAATCGGAGATAGACGGGGAGCTAATGAACCAGGAAAGGGACCAGCAGAAACCCCTGCCCGCAGAAGCCGGTTGTAATATCATGGAACAGATCGTGGCCCAGAAGATCCTGGTGCTGCAGGCGGAGCGCGACTCCCTGCCCGTGAGCGACAATGATGTGGATGGTGAGATCGATAACCGTATCCGCTACTTCCAGAACCTGTACGGCAGCCAGGAAAAAATGAAGCAGGTAACCGGTTATTCCATTTACCAGCTGCGTGAGCGCTTCCGCGAGCCGATCCGCGATGGGCTGCTGGCCAAGGCCATGCGTGAAAAGATCGTGAACGCCGTGAAAGTAACCCCGTCTGAAGTGAAAACCTTCTTTGACGGTATTCCCAAAGACAGCCTGCCCTTCTTTGAATCTGAGCTGGAGATCGGTACCCTGGTGGTGCTGCCCAAGGCATCTTACGAAATGGAGAAGTACGCTACTGATAGATTGCTGGACTATAAACACCGCGTAGAAGCCAAACAGGCCTCCTTCTCTACCCTGGCCACCCTCTACTCTGAGGACCCCAGCGTAAAGGAAAATGAAGGCGTGATGGTGCTGAACCGCAACGACAAGAACATGTGGGACCCGGACTTCATGGCCCAGGCTTTCCGCCTCAAGGAAGGAGAGATCAGTAACCCGTTCAAATCGCAGTTTGGTTACCACATCATCCTCTGCCTGAACCGCCAGGGTGATAACGTGCGTGTACAGCACATCCTGGTAAAACCGGCCATCACAAACAGTGACATTGCCGCTGCCACTAAAAAGGTGGACTCCATCCGCGCTAATATCATTGCCGGTAAATACAACTTCTCCGAAGCCGTGTCTGAGTACTCCGACGCACAGATGGCGAAGTTTGATAACGGGATGCGCCAGAATAAAGTGAACGGCAGTACCCTCATCACCGTTGACCAGCTGGACGATCCGTCTGACCGCAGCATCGTGATGATGCTGGACTCCCTGAAACCGGGCGAAGTGTCCCAACCGGAACGCTTCACTGATGAACAGGGCCGCACCGCGGTACGCCTGGTGTACCTGAAAACACGCACCAAGCCACACCGCATGAACCTGGACGACGACTATTCCCGCATCATGAACCAGGCGCTGGAGCGCAAGAAAGCAATGGCCCTCAACAGGTGGCTGCGGGAGAAAGTGCCCACGTACTATGTGCACGTAGATGATGAATACCGCCAGTGCCCGAACATCTCCCAATGGCTGGCCCAGGAGAGCAGCACTACGGTAACTAATTCAACCGCGAGAAAATAA
- a CDS encoding CPBP family intramembrane glutamic endopeptidase, whose product MAAYLKRLSPGAQLAFLVLLFVAAFFVFSIATTAFLAVTTHMDLSALQHNMADHPNLAGYMKLAQFGYTIIVFLLPPVVLSVLVETRPMAALGLTGRINGRQLGWSVVALVVIIPLVGWTAEWNETWKVPAVFREMDKQAATLTKLFLAGHSIWDLLVNIVLIAVVPAIGEELFFRAGMQRLLAKVMGRQWLAVLVASIVFSLVHGEILGFVPRVVLGGLLGAIFAITGRLWLSIIIHMVNNGVQVVAFYLFAHGAIKADPSQNDHVAWYAALLSLGLTVIAFSLLQRATPPKPVAEATAEEIDSIG is encoded by the coding sequence ATGGCTGCTTACCTGAAACGATTATCGCCCGGCGCACAGCTGGCATTTTTAGTGCTGCTCTTCGTTGCTGCCTTCTTTGTGTTTTCCATCGCTACCACTGCATTCCTGGCCGTTACCACTCATATGGACCTTTCTGCCCTCCAGCATAATATGGCAGATCATCCTAACCTGGCCGGCTATATGAAATTAGCACAATTTGGCTATACAATCATCGTTTTTCTACTGCCCCCCGTGGTACTTTCTGTGCTGGTGGAAACCCGGCCCATGGCGGCCCTGGGCCTTACCGGGCGCATAAACGGGCGGCAGCTGGGCTGGTCCGTCGTGGCCCTGGTGGTCATCATCCCCCTGGTAGGATGGACCGCGGAGTGGAATGAAACGTGGAAGGTGCCAGCCGTGTTCCGCGAGATGGATAAACAGGCAGCCACCCTTACAAAGCTGTTCCTGGCGGGCCACAGCATCTGGGACCTGCTGGTGAATATTGTGCTGATAGCCGTGGTACCGGCCATCGGGGAAGAGCTGTTTTTCCGCGCAGGCATGCAACGCCTGCTGGCAAAAGTGATGGGCCGGCAGTGGCTGGCCGTGCTGGTGGCCAGCATCGTCTTCAGCCTGGTGCACGGGGAAATACTGGGATTTGTGCCCCGCGTGGTGCTGGGTGGTTTACTCGGGGCTATATTTGCGATCACCGGCCGCCTGTGGCTATCTATTATCATACACATGGTGAATAACGGCGTACAGGTGGTGGCTTTTTATCTTTTTGCCCATGGGGCCATTAAAGCAGATCCATCGCAAAATGATCATGTGGCATGGTATGCCGCCCTGCTCAGCCTGGGCCTTACCGTGATCGCCTTTTCACTTTTGCAGCGCGCCACCCCGCCCAAACCCGTGGCGGAAGCCACCGCGGAAGAGATTGATTCCATTGGCTGA
- the infB gene encoding translation initiation factor IF-2 produces MSETSNNTPRLLAAAKEFNIGKDTLIEYLSNKGYDMGEFSSPNARLNAQMYAALQSEFQQDKNNKKKSDQIALPKGSVLETAKKKEKEEAEVPAKKPVAAAPAAPKETPAPVQELPKQPVKPEPVVKPEAEKAPQAPASTPAPAANTTPAPETKPAPEVKPAEPVAAAPKEQPAPPKAPEAPATPAQEVVKTESPKINGPKVIATIDLDALNPANRAKKPAADKAPNPVPAAPAKESTPAPAPAPQEAKATDTTPKETIKPAAAAPEAPAAIVKPEAPKQEQTEQTKPAPVQATTEAHPTVEKQEKPAARESQTVVVTAPASTTTPPQEAPAATASNNTNTTTPPPAAAENEGPAVVENIQADRLTGPKVIGKINLPVESDRRDNNKNNRDDKRKRKRIIVEKKPEPIQPREFGDQQNRNQGQGGQHGQHGQQGHGGQQGNRPPFNRDNRGGHQGQGGGQQGNRPPFNRDQQGQGGQQGSRPPFNRDQQGQGGNRTNTGGPGGNRGGNQQGGGYRGGNNQQGGNRNFGNNRPHTPYNRGGSTGNTGAPGAPDREIDKNEIQNKIKETMAKLGGGARGGRSQKSKHRREKRQEMADQQANGDQNNKLQVTEFISVSELANLMDVSFAEVISKCMSLGIMVSINQRIDAEVIELVAGEFGFEVEFIGMDDAEEMDEEDVQDAPEDLQPRAPIVTIMGHVDHGKTSLLDYIRNTKVTAGEAGGITQHIGAYEVTVDDGRQICFLDTPGHEAFTAMRARGAKGADIAVIVIAADDAIMPQTREAISHAQAANVPMIFAINKVDKDGANPEKIKEQLAGMNLLVEDWGGKYQSQEISAKTGLNIDQLLEKILLEAELLELKANPNREASGSIIEASLDKGRGYVSTILVQNGTLRQGDTIVSGAYYGKIKAMTNEKGQRRNTAGPSTPVQVLGLNGAPQAGEKFRVYADEAEAKEVANRRSQLEREQVIRTKKHITLDEIGRRLALGNFKQLNLIIKGDFDGSVEALSDSLQKLSTEEIVVSIVHKAVGQITESDVLLATASDAVILGFQVRPSSQAARLAEKENIEIRNYSIIYDAIEEIKSAMEGMLEPKIERKVVAHVEVRETYRFDKVTVAGCFVLDGKISRNTRITVVRDGIVVHTGELGSLKRYKDDVKEVVSNMECGLSIRNYSDIQVGDIVEGFEEVEVKRTL; encoded by the coding sequence ATGTCTGAAACATCAAACAACACACCACGATTGCTGGCTGCTGCCAAGGAGTTCAATATTGGAAAGGATACCCTCATCGAGTACCTGTCCAATAAGGGCTATGATATGGGTGAATTCTCTTCGCCCAACGCCCGCCTGAACGCGCAGATGTACGCAGCACTGCAATCGGAGTTCCAGCAGGATAAGAATAATAAAAAGAAGAGCGACCAGATCGCTCTCCCTAAAGGAAGCGTGTTAGAAACAGCGAAGAAAAAGGAGAAGGAAGAAGCAGAAGTGCCGGCTAAAAAGCCTGTTGCCGCCGCTCCCGCTGCCCCTAAGGAGACACCCGCTCCTGTCCAGGAATTACCCAAGCAACCTGTAAAGCCTGAACCCGTAGTGAAGCCCGAGGCCGAAAAAGCCCCGCAAGCTCCCGCAAGCACCCCTGCTCCTGCTGCTAACACTACGCCGGCACCGGAAACCAAACCGGCCCCGGAAGTAAAACCCGCCGAACCCGTAGCCGCCGCTCCCAAGGAACAACCGGCTCCGCCCAAGGCACCCGAAGCGCCCGCCACACCGGCGCAGGAAGTCGTTAAAACAGAAAGCCCGAAAATAAACGGACCTAAAGTCATCGCTACCATCGACCTGGATGCGCTGAACCCGGCCAACCGCGCCAAAAAGCCGGCTGCCGATAAAGCCCCCAACCCGGTACCGGCAGCTCCAGCTAAGGAATCAACACCTGCACCGGCACCCGCCCCGCAGGAAGCCAAAGCCACAGACACGACGCCGAAAGAAACAATCAAGCCCGCTGCTGCCGCACCGGAAGCACCTGCTGCCATTGTTAAGCCAGAAGCGCCTAAACAAGAACAAACGGAACAAACAAAACCGGCACCCGTGCAAGCAACAACCGAAGCGCATCCGACTGTTGAAAAACAGGAAAAACCGGCCGCTCGAGAAAGTCAAACCGTAGTAGTAACCGCACCCGCCAGCACCACTACCCCGCCGCAGGAAGCTCCTGCTGCAACCGCCAGCAACAACACCAACACGACCACTCCGCCACCCGCCGCCGCAGAAAATGAAGGCCCGGCCGTGGTAGAGAACATCCAGGCAGACAGGCTCACCGGCCCCAAAGTGATCGGTAAGATCAACCTGCCCGTGGAAAGTGACCGTCGTGATAATAATAAGAATAACCGCGATGACAAGCGTAAACGCAAGCGCATCATCGTGGAGAAAAAGCCAGAGCCCATCCAGCCCCGCGAGTTTGGCGACCAGCAAAACCGCAACCAGGGCCAGGGTGGCCAGCATGGACAACATGGCCAGCAAGGTCATGGCGGCCAGCAAGGCAACCGTCCGCCCTTTAACCGCGACAACCGTGGCGGTCACCAGGGCCAGGGTGGTGGCCAGCAGGGCAACCGTCCCCCCTTCAACCGCGATCAGCAGGGCCAGGGTGGCCAGCAAGGCAGCCGTCCGCCCTTTAACCGCGACCAGCAGGGCCAGGGTGGTAACCGTACCAACACCGGCGGCCCCGGTGGTAACCGTGGCGGCAACCAGCAAGGTGGTGGCTACCGTGGTGGTAACAACCAGCAGGGTGGTAACCGTAACTTTGGTAACAACCGTCCCCACACCCCGTACAACCGTGGTGGCAGTACCGGCAACACCGGCGCCCCAGGTGCTCCGGACCGTGAGATCGATAAGAACGAGATCCAGAATAAGATCAAGGAAACCATGGCCAAACTGGGCGGTGGTGCCCGCGGCGGCCGCAGCCAGAAATCCAAACACCGTCGCGAAAAACGCCAGGAAATGGCGGACCAGCAGGCGAATGGAGACCAGAACAACAAGCTGCAGGTAACCGAGTTTATCTCCGTGAGCGAACTGGCCAACCTGATGGACGTGAGCTTCGCAGAAGTGATCTCCAAGTGTATGAGCCTGGGCATCATGGTATCCATCAACCAGCGTATAGACGCCGAAGTAATTGAACTGGTAGCCGGCGAATTTGGCTTCGAAGTGGAATTCATCGGTATGGATGACGCAGAGGAAATGGACGAAGAAGATGTACAGGATGCTCCGGAAGACCTCCAGCCCCGTGCACCGATCGTTACCATTATGGGTCACGTTGACCATGGTAAAACCTCGCTGCTCGACTACATCCGCAATACCAAAGTAACCGCCGGTGAGGCAGGGGGCATTACCCAGCACATTGGGGCCTACGAAGTAACCGTGGATGACGGCCGCCAGATCTGCTTCCTCGATACTCCCGGTCACGAAGCGTTTACCGCGATGCGTGCCCGCGGTGCCAAAGGTGCGGACATTGCCGTGATCGTGATCGCTGCAGATGACGCCATCATGCCCCAGACCCGTGAGGCCATCTCCCACGCCCAGGCGGCAAACGTGCCGATGATCTTTGCCATCAACAAGGTGGATAAAGACGGCGCAAATCCTGAAAAGATCAAAGAACAACTGGCCGGTATGAACCTGCTGGTGGAAGACTGGGGTGGTAAATACCAGAGCCAGGAGATCTCCGCCAAAACAGGTCTCAACATTGACCAGCTGCTCGAAAAAATACTGCTCGAAGCAGAACTGCTGGAACTGAAAGCCAATCCCAACCGGGAAGCTTCCGGTAGCATTATCGAAGCCTCCCTTGATAAGGGCCGTGGCTATGTGAGCACCATCCTGGTACAGAATGGTACCCTGAGACAGGGCGACACCATCGTATCCGGTGCCTACTACGGTAAGATCAAGGCCATGACCAATGAAAAAGGGCAGCGCCGCAATACTGCCGGTCCGTCTACCCCGGTACAGGTACTGGGCCTGAACGGTGCCCCGCAGGCAGGTGAAAAATTCCGTGTGTACGCTGACGAAGCCGAAGCCAAGGAAGTGGCCAACCGCCGCTCCCAGCTGGAGCGCGAACAGGTGATCCGCACCAAGAAACACATCACCCTCGACGAAATTGGCCGTCGCCTGGCACTGGGTAACTTTAAACAACTGAACCTGATCATCAAGGGTGACTTTGATGGTTCTGTAGAAGCGCTGAGCGACTCCCTGCAGAAACTGAGCACCGAAGAGATCGTGGTAAGCATCGTGCACAAGGCCGTAGGCCAGATCACCGAATCAGACGTTCTGCTGGCTACTGCGTCAGACGCCGTTATCCTGGGCTTCCAGGTGCGCCCGTCCTCACAGGCCGCCCGTCTGGCAGAGAAAGAAAACATCGAGATCCGCAACTACTCCATCATTTACGATGCGATCGAAGAGATCAAGAGCGCCATGGAAGGTATGCTTGAACCCAAGATCGAACGCAAGGTGGTGGCACATGTGGAAGTGCGTGAAACCTACCGCTTCGACAAGGTTACCGTGGCAGGTTGCTTTGTGCTGGATGGCAAGATCTCCCGCAACACCCGCATCACCGTGGTACGCGATGGCATCGTAGTACATACCGGCGAACTGGGCTCCCTGAAACGTTACAAAGACGATGTAAAAGAAGTGGTATCCAACATGGAATGCGGCTTGAGCATCCGTAACTACAGTGACATCCAGGTAGGGGATATCGTGGAAGGCTTTGAAGAAGTAGAAGTAAAACGTACTCTCTAA
- a CDS encoding NUMOD4 domain-containing protein translates to MTSLKMLKNEVWKDLQIKNKSALRKRYAVSNMGRVISYSESIEDGKLLTGSTVEGYTVLNVKPADSYQSLYLHREVARLFCEKGGRSAKYVIHEDHDKKNNKAANLRWATKEEMEAHQQSSPAKLAYKERQRHRLKGLKLNASKVKNIKRILNKPGKKTMKQIAEQFDISEMQLYRIKSGENWAHVTLD, encoded by the coding sequence ATGACCTCACTAAAAATGCTGAAGAACGAAGTCTGGAAAGATCTGCAGATCAAGAACAAGAGCGCGCTCCGCAAGCGATACGCCGTTTCCAACATGGGCCGCGTGATCAGCTACTCGGAAAGCATTGAGGATGGCAAATTATTAACGGGAAGTACCGTGGAAGGCTACACCGTGCTGAATGTAAAACCGGCAGACAGCTACCAGTCGCTATACCTGCACCGTGAAGTAGCCCGCCTCTTTTGCGAAAAAGGCGGCCGCAGTGCCAAGTATGTGATCCACGAAGACCACGATAAAAAGAACAATAAAGCCGCTAACCTGCGCTGGGCCACCAAGGAAGAAATGGAAGCCCACCAGCAGAGCAGCCCCGCGAAACTGGCCTATAAAGAACGCCAGCGCCACCGCCTCAAAGGCCTGAAGCTGAATGCCAGCAAGGTTAAGAATATTAAACGCATCCTCAATAAGCCCGGTAAAAAGACCATGAAACAGATTGCCGAGCAGTTTGATATCAGTGAAATGCAATTGTACCGCATTAAAAGCGGAGAGAACTGGGCACATGTAACCCTGGATTAA